The following is a genomic window from Candidatus Omnitrophota bacterium.
TTAAAAAGAAGAAAAATGAGATAGATAAACTCAACTCAAGGATTAAAGGCATAAGGATACTTTTCGGCGCGGAGGTTGACATTGATTCGGAGGGCGGTCTGGACTACAGAGACGACATCCTGGCTCAGTTTGACGTTGTAGTGGCTGCCATACATACGGGGTTTAAACAATCGCGACAACAGTTTACTAAAAGAATAATAAAGGCCTGCCGGAATAAAAACGCGCACATCATAGCCCATCCTTTCGGAAGGTTGTGGGGCGTGCGCGAGCCGTACCCGCTGGATTTCGAGAAGGTGCTTGAGGCGGCGTCCGACACAAACACGCATCTGGAGATAAACTCATTCCCTTCCCGGCTTGATCTAAACGATATGAACGCTCGGCTGGCCAGGCAATCAGGCGTGAAGCTGTCCATAGCCACCGACGCGCATGGCATACACCAGCTTGACGCCATGAGGTTCGGACTGGCAGTGGCGCGCAGGGGATGGCTGGAAAAGAAAGATGTCATAAATACGCTGCCGCTTGAGGGACTGTTGAGGATATTGAAAAAATAGAAAAATCAAAGCGCTAACCTATCTAAAAAGCAGGAGGTAAAATGGAAGACAAGGCGATAGGCATCTTAAATGAAAAGATCAAGAAAGAGAACGCGTTCTTAAACCCTTTAATCTCAGAGATAGAAAAGGTCATAGTCGGGCAAAAATATATGCTGGAACGCCTGTTCATAGGGCTTCTTTCGGGAGGCCATATATTGATCGAAGGCGTTCCCGGGCTGGCCAAGACACTGACGGCTAAGGTGCTCGCCCAATCCATCAACACGAAATTCCAGCGTATACAGTTCACGCCTGACTTGCTGCCCGCCGATCTGATCGGCACCCTTATCTATAACTTCAGGGATAATGCCTTCATCACAAAAAAGGGGCCGATATTTGCCAATATCATACTTGCCGATGAAATAAACAGAGCCCCGGCAAAGGTGCAGAGCGCCCTTCTTGAAGCCATGCAGGAAAGACAGGTCACCATCGGCGAAAACACCTTTAAACTGGATGAACCGTTTATAGTTCTGGCAACGCAGAACCCCATAGAGCAGGAAGGGACATACCCGCTGCCGGAAGCTCAGGTGGACAGGTTTATGCTGAAATTGAAACTCACATATCCGGATAAGGAAGAGGAGCGCAAAATATTAAAAAGGATGAGTTATACCGAACAAGGTATCCGCGTCAATCCGGTCATAGACGCCGGGCAGATAATGAGATCAAGGAAGGTGGTGGATGAGATCTATGTGGACGACAAGGTACAGCAGTATATAATCGACGTCGTGTTCGCCACCAGATACCCCAAGAATTATAAATTAGACGCGCTCGCCGGGCTTATACAATACGGCGCCTCGCCGCGCGCGAGCATCTACCTGACACTCGCGGCCAAGGCATACGCGTTCATACAGGGAAGGGGATTTGTCACCCCTCATGACGTAAAATCAATAGGCATGGACGTTTTAAGGCACCGGATAATCATAAGTTATGAAGCGGAAGCCGAAGACATGTCCTCGGAGGATATCATTAAAAAGATATTTGAAGAAATCGAGGTGCCTTAAACACAATGATCCCGAAAGAAGTCCTTAAACAGATAAAACGAATACAAATAACGACCTCCCATCTGGTCGCCGATATGTTTGCCGGCCAGTATGAAAGCGTTTTCAAAGGGCAGGGCATAGAATTCTCGGAAGTAAGAGAGTACCAGCCCGGAGACGACATAAGGAGCATAGATTGGAACGTGACGGCCCGAGCCGGCGCTCCTTACGTAAAAAAATTCGCGGAAGAGCGCCAGCTTACGTTAATGCTTCTTCTCGACGTATC
Proteins encoded in this region:
- a CDS encoding MoxR family ATPase — translated: MEDKAIGILNEKIKKENAFLNPLISEIEKVIVGQKYMLERLFIGLLSGGHILIEGVPGLAKTLTAKVLAQSINTKFQRIQFTPDLLPADLIGTLIYNFRDNAFITKKGPIFANIILADEINRAPAKVQSALLEAMQERQVTIGENTFKLDEPFIVLATQNPIEQEGTYPLPEAQVDRFMLKLKLTYPDKEEERKILKRMSYTEQGIRVNPVIDAGQIMRSRKVVDEIYVDDKVQQYIIDVVFATRYPKNYKLDALAGLIQYGASPRASIYLTLAAKAYAFIQGRGFVTPHDVKSIGMDVLRHRIIISYEAEAEDMSSEDIIKKIFEEIEVP